From Pseudomonas sp. LS1212, the proteins below share one genomic window:
- a CDS encoding iron-containing alcohol dehydrogenase encodes MENNLSALGYQKWTVPLPMEYGPGARHKLVELCQEFNISRPIIITDQGSLNLPFVGQMQQALTVAGLECGLFGGIEPNPTDASVMAGASAYQAWDADGIIALGGGSGLDGGKAVALIARQQRCGLWAFDFDHPVPAGFSAADFPPVITIPTTAGTGAETESTAMLTDSKRGIKGCVWHPKARPAAVILDPELTQSLPANLTAWTGCDAIIHALEAYFVPSFNPLSDGAALQALSLLWTSIDTAVNNGQDLEARGKMLIGSCLAGVAFLKGLGLVHALSHMVGATYNTHHGLTNAVILPVVLRFNEQDISRRLKPVAQALDLPDASFETFYNAVCAKLDSLNIPKSLSILGVKHADVTEVARKSFGDPARLTNPRDSSLEQLEALLKQAIDQARH; translated from the coding sequence TGGTCGAACTCTGTCAGGAGTTCAACATCTCTCGTCCGATCATTATTACTGATCAAGGCTCGCTGAATCTGCCGTTCGTGGGCCAGATGCAACAGGCGTTGACCGTAGCCGGCCTTGAATGTGGCCTGTTTGGTGGCATTGAACCCAACCCCACCGATGCGTCGGTCATGGCCGGTGCATCGGCTTATCAAGCATGGGATGCCGATGGCATTATCGCCCTGGGTGGCGGCAGCGGCCTGGACGGGGGCAAGGCGGTTGCGTTGATTGCACGACAGCAACGTTGCGGGCTGTGGGCGTTCGATTTCGACCATCCTGTACCTGCTGGTTTCAGCGCGGCGGACTTCCCGCCGGTGATCACCATTCCAACCACCGCCGGCACCGGTGCCGAAACCGAAAGCACGGCCATGCTCACGGATTCGAAGCGGGGCATAAAGGGCTGTGTCTGGCACCCAAAGGCACGGCCTGCAGCGGTAATCCTCGATCCTGAATTGACGCAGAGCCTGCCGGCCAACCTGACGGCATGGACCGGTTGCGATGCCATCATTCATGCGCTGGAAGCTTACTTCGTACCGAGCTTCAACCCGCTCAGCGATGGTGCGGCGTTGCAGGCTCTGAGCCTGCTCTGGACCTCCATCGATACCGCCGTCAACAACGGCCAGGATCTGGAAGCACGGGGCAAGATGCTGATCGGCTCATGCCTGGCCGGTGTCGCCTTTCTCAAAGGGTTGGGGCTTGTGCATGCGCTGAGTCACATGGTCGGTGCTACCTACAACACTCACCATGGGCTGACCAACGCGGTCATTCTGCCAGTGGTACTGCGCTTCAACGAGCAGGACATCAGCCGCCGCCTCAAACCTGTGGCTCAGGCGCTCGACTTGCCGGATGCGAGTTTCGAGACGTTCTACAACGCCGTGTGCGCGAAACTCGACAGCCTGAATATCCCCAAGTCCTTGTCCATTCTGGGCGTCAAACATGCAGACGTTACTGAGGTGGCAAGGAAGTCATTTGGCGATCCCGCCCGTTTGACGAACCCCAGGGACAGCTCGCTCGAGCAACTCGAGGCGTTGCTCAAACAAGCCATCGACCAAGCCCGGCATTAA